The proteins below come from a single Tenuifilum thalassicum genomic window:
- a CDS encoding response regulator transcription factor — MKLLLVEDEIDLAKSIQDYLNSNDFVCEWAENFSSAVDKIAIYNYDCILLDLMLPDGDGFDLLTELKKLDKTDGVIIISAKETLETRIEGFNLGADDYLIKPFHLSELLVRIQALIRRKQFHGNNKIIFNEIEIDTLSKVVKVNNREIELTKKEIDLLLFLVGNKNRVLSKGAIAEHLSGDMADMLDNHDFVYAHIKNLKRKLISAGSRNYIKTVYGLGYKWQNE; from the coding sequence ATGAAACTGTTACTAGTTGAAGATGAAATAGATTTAGCAAAAAGCATTCAAGATTATTTGAATAGTAACGACTTTGTGTGTGAATGGGCTGAAAACTTTTCGTCAGCAGTAGATAAAATTGCTATCTATAATTACGATTGCATTTTACTTGACCTAATGTTGCCTGATGGTGATGGATTTGACTTGTTGACGGAACTAAAAAAGCTGGATAAAACAGATGGAGTTATCATTATATCTGCCAAGGAAACTTTGGAAACCAGAATTGAAGGATTCAATCTGGGTGCTGATGATTACCTGATAAAACCATTTCATTTGTCAGAGTTGTTGGTAAGAATACAAGCCTTGATCAGACGAAAACAATTCCATGGAAATAATAAAATTATCTTTAACGAAATAGAAATTGACACACTCTCGAAAGTTGTAAAAGTCAATAATCGAGAAATTGAGCTAACCAAAAAGGAAATTGATTTATTGCTATTTCTTGTTGGAAATAAAAACAGAGTGTTATCAAAGGGTGCTATTGCAGAACACCTTTCGGGAGATATGGCAGACATGTTGGATAACCACGATTTTGTGTATGCTCATATTAAAAATCTTAAAAGGAAACTAATAAGCGCCGGAAGTAGAAATTACATCAAAACGGTATATGGCTTAGGTTACAAATGGCAAAATGAATAA
- a CDS encoding co-chaperone GroES, whose product MSNVKVKPLADRVLVEPMEAEEKTSSGIYIPDTAKEKPQKGTIIAVGPGTKDITMEVKEGDVVLYGKYAGTEITIDGKDYLIMKQSDILAVI is encoded by the coding sequence ATGTCGAACGTAAAGGTGAAACCACTGGCCGATAGAGTGCTGGTAGAGCCCATGGAGGCCGAAGAGAAGACTTCAAGCGGAATCTACATTCCTGACACCGCCAAGGAAAAACCACAAAAAGGAACTATCATTGCTGTTGGTCCTGGTACCAAGGACATCACCATGGAAGTAAAAGAAGGCGATGTTGTGCTCTATGGCAAGTATGCCGGTACTGAAATTACCATCGACGGTAAGGATTACCTTATCATGAAACAATCCGACATCTTGGCTGTTATCTAA